A segment of the Solea solea chromosome 14, fSolSol10.1, whole genome shotgun sequence genome:
GATGACAAATCATTTCCTTGCTTACCCTCAAACATCTGCACTACACTCTCCTTGGTCCAGAGAAAGCTCATATAAACATCTCttttttcatgttcttcatCTACAGTAGCCTTCAGAGCACATCTCCCTTTTGCCTCTCTTTTGTTGCTTCTCAGTGCCAGGCAATGTTGAGGTAAATTGAATTTGGCAAACAAAGTGGGGGAAACGAGGAAAATCCAGTCTTTCTGATTTGGTTTAGTGAGTGGTGGTGTACCACTGCCAGCTGATGGTGCCTTTCATCGGAGGATAGACAAAAGTCCCAAATAAAGAATTCCTGTAGTGGCAAATCTCTTAAGGACTCTCCAACCCGAGCAACCAATATTCCAATGGATAGAAAAGCGGAACAGCCAATATTCACACATATATAAGAGGTCATTTACACAGCATTGTTACTTTTGGCACATTGATTTTAAGAGtataatcatcttttttttgcaaatattgcATGTCCCTGTACAATAACATTGACAAAAATACTCTGAGGGTGGAGCTTTTATGAATTTTCAaggtgtaaaaatgtaaatttagaTAACAAGTTCTTCTAAACtccagaagaaaaaacagaaatgctTAATAAAAGGAAATGGGGATTCATTCCAACTTtgaaggggaaaaaatgacAATGTCTGATATGTCGTCGATACAAAATGGTCCCATCTTGAGTTTTCAAGATGTCTTGGGCTTAAATAGGGCTCATTAACTGAAGGTTTCCTTAACTGAAGGTTTCCCTCTTGAAATGAGCCAGGCAGTGTATGAAGGACAGCAACAACAGGACATCCATATTCTGCATACAAAAACAGATGAGGAGGGGTTCGCAGATGTCACTCAATGCATTTGTGTAAATAGCTACATCTTTAGGGAAAATAgggaataaatacataattcaGGGACGCTCGTTCTGctgagaaaatacaaaaacaaaattgctcaaaaaagcgACAGAATTGTTTTCAAggcttattcttctttttttcagacaaaaataaaacagaaacgACTATaagaagaacaaacaaagcagaaacaACGAAAGCAAGAAAAATGCAGCCATGGTCGTTTCAAATCTCAATCAAGCTTGACACAATCACTCAATAGGTAGTTTGCAAAGTACAAgaattttttttcatgcagATATTAATTTCCTCGTCAGGGGGTTAAAAGGAATTGGGAGCAGTCAGGGGGGAACGTAGTACTCATGCAGCTCTGGCATAGCGTCAGTGTAGGTATGCTTGGGAGGGAGGACTGAGCAGGTAGTGGGGGAAAGTGAGAAAGGGGTGCAACAGCAGCTGATAACAAAATATTACCTCAGTTTCTCAAAAGAGGTCATCAGTGCTATGTCCTTATTTTGGTCTCTCTCACCTCGCTTCCCCTTCAGTGTCTCAATCCGAGGGAACTTTGCACTGGTCTTGTGGCGGTACAGCTTTTTGTGTGCAGGCCCGGGGTTAATAAAGTTGGGTTTATCAAACATGTTACAGCCCAGTGCTAGTTGAGGGAATAAGGGATGAGAGGGGTTGAATTTGGCCTGGTTTTTGCCTCCCTTTCCTCCAGCCTTCCTGCCTCTCCCCGCCCCTGTTAGCGTGGCTCCTTTTTTCTTCAGGTCAGCCTCTGTACCTGCCAAGATTTTGAGGGTCTTTAGGTTGAGGCTGTTGGCCTCAGAGGGCGTACAGGCCTCTGACATGGGATTCCACAGTGGCTCAATGGAGGCCATCATGAACCTTTGGACCTCAGCCATGCCAGAGACAATGTTGGACAGAATATTGGAGGGCTCCTCGAATTCTCTCTGGTCATCCCCTACCAGATTGTTGCTCTCTGACCAGCCAGTGCCAGACCAGTCCCCAGTACTGCTACTGTCAGTCAGCCCTGGACCACAACCAGCTGCCTGGTTCTTTGCTGCCTTACCCTCTAACATGGCCTTTATCTTTTTAGTGGAACGTGAGTTCTGTTTTGGCATCTTGACCTTTTCTGACTTGGGAGCTCGTGGAGCCCGGGTTTTCTTTGAgctctgtgctgcagcagtTTGTTTGCAATTGCCTTTCCGCTTTGATTTGATGCTTTTCGCACCAGCCAACATCTCACCAGTCTGTTCATCAAATTCTGTAACTCCCAACTCCTTTTTATCTAAACATAACACATCCTGATTGTTGAAGTTGTGCAGTGGAAATTGGCTGTCTTCCACTGTGTATGCATTTGCTGTGTGCTCTTGTTGCTGCAAAACGTCACAGTTCCACTTTACCTCCCTATTGCAGTCAATAGTTATATCATTCACATCCTGGTATTCTCCCACATTTCCCGCCATCTTTATTTCACGCCCCACCACCTGCGGGGACAGGTTGGGGGTCTCGGGAGGGGAGAGCTCAGACAGTGATGAGTGTCTAAACTTGTCAGGGGTGAAGTTAGAGATATCCAGCAGGTCTGAGGACTCCCTGAGTGGAGTAAGGGCATCCACACTCTGCTGAATCACCACTTTTGGACTGCAGTGAGCTAAGAAACTGTCTCggccttcctcctctccctctcgtTCACAGGACTTGAGGCTGAGGGAGCTGTAATTGCTGGAGGAGGCTGACAGAGAGCCCACTGAGTCATAGCTGATGAGCCTGCCGTTATCTGTGCACAAGGACCCTCTCTGGTATTGCACCTGGCCATCCACACCGGCAGACTGACACACTTGCAGATCTGCCCCAGGCTGCAGCCCAGCCTCATTCAGGTAGCTCTTCTCATAAAGCAGCCTGTCAGCCTCAGGGCTCAACTGGCTGTAGTTAGACACTGACAGGTTGTCATTCAGGGGCACAGCACCTGAGAAGTTGTTGGGTAAGATTGGAGTCTCAGGGGTCTCTGGCCCAAAGCTCTGGCTGTGACTTGCACAGAGCTGTGGGTGCCACATCTGGGGGAAACTGGGGCAGTTCTGGGGAGACTGCTGGAGCTCGGACTCAGAGGGAGGCGAGAGGACACAGCTCTGAGCgagctgcagagaagaaaactgTTTCTCCTCTAGAGATAACCCCACAGGATACTGCTGCCTAGAGGGCTGCTGGGGGAAATATGGGATAGCTGCTCCACCAGAAGAGTCTGTAGCATCTAACAGGGTCTGCAGGTAGCCCCCCGGGATGACAGGGACAcctgcctccacctcctctgagGAGGAAGCTTTTTCAGACGAGCAGGTGGAAGAAACAAAGGGGAATTTCTCCTCAGATGTGTGCGCAGTGGTGGTATTGTCAGGGAAATGGGGTTTGACTGCAGTTGAGCTACTGCCTGCCTGTTCTAACCCAGCAGTGGGGTCCTCAATCTGTGCTGCAGCAACACAGGCATCAGTTTCATTTGTCACActctttccctcctctctttctgcCTGTTTCATTTTCTGGCTCCTCAGCCTAGCTTCGCTTTTGAATTTCCTTATTCTGACTGTTTTATTTCCTCCCAATcttctcccctccctctcttccctctcCTGGGAGCGGCTCTTGGCTGTGACCAAGTGTGTGATGGAGTTTGTGTCTAATGTGACTGGGAGTCCTGGATCTATTATTCCCCCTGCCATGTGGGTGGCCTCCTCTTTAGTGACACCTCCCTGGCCCAGATCAGAGAGAGGGGAGCCCTGTACTGTTACTGATTGTTCCACAGCGTGAATCCTCTGAACCTTAAGCCTGTTTGCAATCTTGTATTTCCTTTTGGGATGACTTGAATTAAAAGGGCGATGGTGGCGTCCATTTAGATGAAAACTGCGTTGTTTATCTCTGGCAACCAGCTTAAGCtgttcctgtctctctctttgcctCTCTTGCCAGAAATCCTTCAGAGGAGCCAGTGTCTCATATTTGCTTACTGAGTCTGCATTTAAACTCACACTATCATCCACAGGGTTTAACTTGCCCAGCTTCACTGACATGAGTCTCTCTCCTTTAAACCTGTTGATTATAATGTACTTGATGACCACAGGTGGCTCTTTACGACATGATTTCCGGCGCTTTTTGGGGCACCAGTctacatcctcctcctctttttgaCCAGCGGgagctttctcttttttctctgcaTTCTTCTCACTTTCAAGTGAGTCAACATCATATAAGTAATCATCACTATATCGAACCTTTCTCTTGGAGCGTAAGCCATAGTTGAGAGGGTTGGAGGGGCTGAGAAATCTCTTTGAATGGCCCTTTCTAAATTTGCCCTCCTGCAGGGTATCTGAGGACGATCCAGTACAGGAGCTGTCATCGCTGAATTCTCCTGACTCCTCTGTGGAAGTGAAGTCTATTAAGTAACTGACTTTGGGAGTAGACATGGGTGAACCTTGGGAGCCATCAGTGGGGCTTGCACCGCTGCAGTCCCCAGCCTTTCCCTCCTGCCCTGTCTCCAGGATGAGCTCATCTGTTTTGGGCTGCAGCTCCTCAGTACTCCTCCTCAAGACTCCCACTCCATCTTCTTTCTTGGCACAATTGGCCAGGACACTGGGGAAAAAGTTAAATTGTGTCTCCTCCTGGAGCACATTAGTTTTTTCCCTCATGTTGTCCTGGAAAGACTCATATCGAATCTTAAGTGAACATACATCACTGCTTAGTGTTgaatcatcatcttcatcatcaaaaAGATTGTCAACATCTTCCTCAGAGAAGAGGTTGACTGATAGTTCATTCTTAGAGCAAAGGTCAAGCAGTTCCATCTTACTCTCACTGATAAAGGACTCAAAGTAGCCCCAGTCCTGGCCAGCATTCGCCAACAGAACCTCTTCTCCACTCACTTTGTCAAGGAGCAGTCCCTCATACAAGTTCTTAGCTGTTGCATCATCCTCTGGGTCATCACAatcttctgttgttttgtttccatccACTCTTTTGCCCTCATCTGGGGCTTTCGGCATAGGAAAGCTAAGTAACTGGTCAGAGAGGAGCTGCTCTCCATAGTGACTCACTGTTTCCCCTGCATGGCTCAGGCACTGGATGCTAATGTTGTTGATGTCAGAAAAGTCCTCTCGGGTCACATCCCCTATCCTCACACTTAGCCCAGTATCTGTGTCGGGGCTGGCGTTAGGGTCATGTGGTGGGTTCTGTATGGAACTGGGGTCAGTGGCATCATTGGTTTCAATGAAGCAGCCCAGGCATGTCCGGGAAGGCTGAAGAAGGCACTCCTCTGTCAGGGCAGACATGGTGCCAGGCTCCATCATTGTAGCTGACAGCGGGAGGACAATGGGTAGAGTAGGTGAAGTCTTCTGGGTGTTTCCACCTGAGCTCCACGAGTTTATAGCTGTGGTGGGGAGTGGTGTGGGTGTGGGAGTGTGGTGAAGTTGGGGGACTACAGTGGAAGAGTCATCAGAAGAAGGGCAAGAGGCTGCTGTCAGGCCCAAAGATGGGTCAGTGCCAATGGGCAGGGGTAGGGTTGGTGATGCAGCTGTGGTCATCTGTTGTGTTAGGCAAGGCTGCTGTGGAGTCTCTGCATCAGGATGAGGTGAGGATGGAGGGAGAGCAGCATCAATGAGCCCACAAAGACTCAGATCACCACTCGGCTCACATACTcctgagggaaaaaagaaaagatttcaGTTCCTTTACTTCTTTGAACCATGAGCCAAAAGTtaaattacattgtttttgttctgtagTTACACTGACATTTCTTCTGGGTTGCTGAAATGCAATTAGTGTAAATTAACCCCCTAGAGCTGGGTATGCCACTTGATGATTCCAGCTTTCAAAATTAATCTGTTAGTTTTGGTACAATTCACTAAAAGGTATTAACAATGTCAAGTTGGATAATGACAACTTCTTACCCATTACCCATTGCATTTAGGTCCATAACAGACAAGACCAAACACAGCCATGCTAAATTCACACCAATCACACATGAGAACACATTAAGGAATCTTCCACACCCTGGGaacatgtgaaaatgaaagtttagagctgctggaaaaagaaaattcaagaACAAAATTATCAGATTTAATCCATCTTCACAGGGGGGCTGGAACATTTTACAGAAACAAAATCTCTCACTTACAGGGAAAGTGGTTGATATTAATCAACGGAATGacttaaaaatgatttattgacATTATGGTTATGATGATTACTATATGATTCAAATTTTGTTTAAAACTCTAAAATCTGTTCATTGCATTACTAAAACGAATAGTTCAGAAATCATCTACTTTAGAGAAACAATACTACACAACAATACTAcagtaatttgtttttttcctttgccaGCCCAAGagcaacatccatccatcttctaccactttatcctccacatgagggtcgcggggggcgctgtgtccaatctcagctgacatagggcgataccGAGAGCAACAcgtgaaattaaaataatgtagtCATATTGCTTTACCTCCCCCTCCTTTGGCATTTGATCTATAAATGTACAACTTAGTTCTTAAGGAACATTAGATGACAACACACAGATTCCCAGCAATGAGCAATAATGGCTAAATTGAATGGTGGTTTTCTGATGGTTGATTGTGACAATGTCTTAATCAGTTGCAGACATCCATCTGATGAGTAGTAACAATCAAAACCCACAAAAGTGAGCTTGTAGCAGCAGGCAGGTAGTTTTGTTTGCTCTGCGTAATTAGATGACAGCAGAGGAGGCAGGTACGTACACACGGGACACAACAGGCCCATATGTTGGAGACTGTATAACCAATATCATCTAGATCTGCCTCCTACTGTAAGCTGCTGCCGCACACATATTCTTTAAAATCATGCCAGAAAAAGAACCAAATTGAAAAACATACCACCACGGCAATTAATATGTTCACAGAGGTTAACTAGCAACAGCCCTATTTCAGAATGGATGCACCTAATCATTACTGAGGTAGTGATAAATGCTTGAGGGGAAAACTGCTTCACAAACAGTATTCACCATAGCTGTATTGGCGGTGAGTAAATCTTTGGATATGGGTATGAGTTGCGAGTGATCTAACGAGGTAATGAAATATCTGAGAGGCAGGTCTCTCTGGGTTTGTGGCCTGCAGACACACTAGAGCAACCAGAACGCCTACTAAAAGCAAAAACTTTGCTACTGTCATCCTTAATGAAGAAAACCTCAGGAGAAATATGCATCTTCTCTATTCCtctcacaataaaaaaaaaaaactgttatagCAGCAACTTGTCAGAGGCTGCAGAAGCAACGCAGCAAGGCGTTTGCCATCAGTTCTCTTCAATCTGTGAGCCAGAATGACGTCAGAGCAAGAGCATGTTATTGACACATGTTCTCAGTGGTGAGTCAGGAGGACACGTCCTTTTCTACATTTAGTGTTACATTACCAGCCACATTATTATTGTATGTCAGGCAAGGGGCAGAACACGACTTCAATTACACCGCCACAATTAATTTGGATTCTTTTAAGTGTCACATAAAAACAGTCCCAGTTATTTGAAATCTACCACATAATTTCCCAGCAGCCAGACAAGACAAATAGGAATGATTACTTGTCTCTTTCATCAGGCCAACAAAAAGCAAGGCCACAGAAAGAGAAATTACAAAGATTAGGAGAAACTACCTTGCTTTCTTGCCCCAACTCTTGCATAAAACCATAAGCTGCCACCTAATATTGCCAAAAGATTGTTCAAAATTGCTCTGAAACATTAAACTCACATTGAGAAATGTGTTTCCTGAGGGTTTATCGTGGATTAACAATCCTATTccctgattgtgtgtgtgtgtgtatttgtagctttgtgaggaccatttGTATGAACCATACGGAGTGAGGACAGTTTTGGGAAAGTGAAgatattttttaatctttaaagagctttttcaGGGGGGTTAGaactggttttagggttagggttagagttgggtttagattagggttagggtaaggcatttagttgtgacagttaaggttagggtaaggggccagggaatgcattatgtctatgagggtcctcactttgaatgctgcgcaaacgtgtgtgtatgtgtgtgtgtgtgcaactatTGGCTTGGGGGTATAGTGTTATCGAGAGGCCATCTGTCTCCAGCTGGACCATTAGCTCTTCAGCTGTTCAGAATGTGCCACagatcagtcagtcagacaggtacacacacacacacacacgcacacacatgcacaatgaCTGTAGCTGACAAATTGAGTCTGACATTAGAGGTCAAAGGCGAATCGGCAGCCCCATATTAAGTGATACGATTACGACTGTATCTAAGGCGGGAAAATTCACACAAGATAAACATCCAAAATTCTCACTGCTGCAACAATTCAATCTCTTAGCTGACAGAAAGATCAGCTCATATGCTAttgcaaaaaaacaagcttCACAGACATTGTCATCATTCTGACTCTGGTGTACTTTTATGACTATT
Coding sequences within it:
- the nexmifb gene encoding neurite extension and migration factor; translation: MDVLTDSSLTLIVKTSEPENANILETTGVCEPSGDLSLCGLIDAALPPSSPHPDAETPQQPCLTQQMTTAASPTLPLPIGTDPSLGLTAASCPSSDDSSTVVPQLHHTPTPTPLPTTAINSWSSGGNTQKTSPTLPIVLPLSATMMEPGTMSALTEECLLQPSRTCLGCFIETNDATDPSSIQNPPHDPNASPDTDTGLSVRIGDVTREDFSDINNISIQCLSHAGETVSHYGEQLLSDQLLSFPMPKAPDEGKRVDGNKTTEDCDDPEDDATAKNLYEGLLLDKVSGEEVLLANAGQDWGYFESFISESKMELLDLCSKNELSVNLFSEEDVDNLFDDEDDDSTLSSDVCSLKIRYESFQDNMREKTNVLQEETQFNFFPSVLANCAKKEDGVGVLRRSTEELQPKTDELILETGQEGKAGDCSGASPTDGSQGSPMSTPKVSYLIDFTSTEESGEFSDDSSCTGSSSDTLQEGKFRKGHSKRFLSPSNPLNYGLRSKRKVRYSDDYLYDVDSLESEKNAEKKEKAPAGQKEEEDVDWCPKKRRKSCRKEPPVVIKYIIINRFKGERLMSVKLGKLNPVDDSVSLNADSVSKYETLAPLKDFWQERQRERQEQLKLVARDKQRSFHLNGRHHRPFNSSHPKRKYKIANRLKVQRIHAVEQSVTVQGSPLSDLGQGGVTKEEATHMAGGIIDPGLPVTLDTNSITHLVTAKSRSQEREEREGRRLGGNKTVRIRKFKSEARLRSQKMKQAEREEGKSVTNETDACVAAAQIEDPTAGLEQAGSSSTAVKPHFPDNTTTAHTSEEKFPFVSSTCSSEKASSSEEVEAGVPVIPGGYLQTLLDATDSSGGAAIPYFPQQPSRQQYPVGLSLEEKQFSSLQLAQSCVLSPPSESELQQSPQNCPSFPQMWHPQLCASHSQSFGPETPETPILPNNFSGAVPLNDNLSVSNYSQLSPEADRLLYEKSYLNEAGLQPGADLQVCQSAGVDGQVQYQRGSLCTDNGRLISYDSVGSLSASSSNYSSLSLKSCEREGEEEGRDSFLAHCSPKVVIQQSVDALTPLRESSDLLDISNFTPDKFRHSSLSELSPPETPNLSPQVVGREIKMAGNVGEYQDVNDITIDCNREVKWNCDVLQQQEHTANAYTVEDSQFPLHNFNNQDVLCLDKKELGVTEFDEQTGEMLAGAKSIKSKRKGNCKQTAAAQSSKKTRAPRAPKSEKVKMPKQNSRSTKKIKAMLEGKAAKNQAAGCGPGLTDSSSTGDWSGTGWSESNNLVGDDQREFEEPSNILSNIVSGMAEVQRFMMASIEPLWNPMSEACTPSEANSLNLKTLKILAGTEADLKKKGATLTGAGRGRKAGGKGGKNQAKFNPSHPLFPQLALGCNMFDKPNFINPGPAHKKLYRHKTSAKFPRIETLKGKRGERDQNKDIALMTSFEKLR